The alpha proteobacterium U9-1i genome includes a region encoding these proteins:
- a CDS encoding conjugative transfer protein TrbI: protein MSATAHITPPIEGPPNLAIRAKPPSPRRLSRKVLVAGMLLAGAIVAFALVNGLSERPDRRAAEAQQGAASGGPPESIQGASDQYGAHDLAGADLELADPDLELTSEDTAELQPPRDPAWENRSNGGAGASTAAPAPDPQAVARTSPILFTRADGDNASEDSNARLNARLTPPGSRYEIKAGDVIPAALVTALNSDLPGRIIAQVTAPVYDTVTGQHLLIPQGSRLIGTYANGTRYGDRRLLLVWNRLILPNGWSINLQDMNATDPGGASGLTDRTDNHLGRLGIAIGLSAIISVVANEAEDDDENSNSLSQSVGDAAAQQAAQTGARIVDRELEVRPTLRVRAGAPVRVLVTRDIELRPYFAPRTP, encoded by the coding sequence ATGAGCGCAACCGCTCACATCACGCCCCCAATTGAAGGGCCGCCCAATTTGGCAATCCGTGCGAAGCCGCCTTCACCGCGACGGCTATCGCGCAAGGTGCTGGTCGCGGGCATGTTGCTCGCCGGCGCCATTGTTGCGTTCGCGCTGGTCAACGGGTTGTCTGAACGTCCCGATCGCCGCGCGGCGGAAGCCCAGCAGGGCGCTGCTTCAGGCGGCCCGCCGGAATCCATCCAGGGCGCCAGCGACCAGTACGGCGCCCACGATCTCGCGGGCGCCGACCTTGAATTGGCCGACCCCGACTTGGAATTAACTTCCGAAGACACCGCGGAGCTTCAGCCGCCGCGTGATCCTGCCTGGGAGAACCGCTCCAATGGAGGCGCAGGCGCCTCTACCGCTGCGCCAGCGCCTGATCCTCAAGCCGTAGCGCGGACATCCCCGATCCTTTTCACTCGTGCTGATGGAGATAACGCCAGCGAAGACTCGAACGCGCGGTTGAATGCGCGTCTCACGCCACCTGGCTCACGCTATGAGATCAAGGCCGGCGATGTCATCCCAGCGGCGCTGGTCACCGCACTCAATTCTGATCTGCCAGGGCGCATCATCGCGCAAGTCACCGCACCGGTGTACGACACGGTGACAGGCCAGCATCTGCTCATCCCGCAAGGGTCTCGGCTGATCGGCACGTATGCGAACGGCACCCGCTATGGCGATCGTCGTCTGCTGCTGGTTTGGAATCGGCTCATCTTGCCGAATGGCTGGTCCATCAATCTTCAGGATATGAACGCCACCGATCCCGGGGGCGCCTCTGGACTTACTGATCGCACGGACAACCATCTCGGCCGGCTTGGAATCGCTATCGGTCTCTCTGCTATCATCAGCGTCGTTGCCAACGAAGCGGAGGACGACGACGAGAACAGCAACTCGTTGTCGCAAAGCGTTGGCGACGCCGCCGCCCAGCAAGCCGCCCAGACCGGCGCCCGCATCGTCGACCGTGAACTCGAAGTACGTCCAACCTTACGCGTGCGCGCCGGCGCGCCCGTGCGCGTGCTGGTGACACGCGACATCGAACTCAGACCCTATTTCGCGCCGCGCACGCCGTGA
- a CDS encoding conjugative transfer protein TrbG, whose protein sequence is MIVRCSSLALVVASLVMLAASPADAQSRRARAETPVETLAAANSAARQSPTRDGFVQARHVYAYEAGAIYEVYAHPSYVSTILLEPGEALTDIAAGDTSRWMVTQAESETAEDARTVVLVKPNASGLRTNIVLITDRRTYLIEAIAQSGSAYSAQIAWSYPRSEATAPAALLDSINLNYRIRTTRGARPAWLPARVFDDGRRTWIEFAPDVEAGDLPPLFAVTGEGAELVNYRTLQGPSGPRYMIDRIFDIAELRLGTRSATIVRIERNPVDRVRTRSRHGARP, encoded by the coding sequence ATGATCGTACGCTGTTCCTCTTTGGCGCTCGTCGTTGCCAGCCTCGTGATGCTCGCGGCCTCACCCGCGGACGCACAATCGCGACGCGCTCGCGCAGAAACGCCGGTTGAGACCCTGGCGGCCGCAAACTCCGCTGCGCGCCAAAGCCCAACGCGCGATGGTTTCGTGCAAGCGCGCCACGTGTACGCGTATGAGGCGGGCGCCATATACGAAGTGTACGCGCATCCAAGTTACGTCTCGACGATTCTCCTTGAGCCTGGTGAGGCGCTCACTGACATCGCTGCCGGCGATACCTCGCGCTGGATGGTGACGCAGGCCGAGAGCGAGACGGCGGAAGATGCGCGCACAGTGGTGCTGGTGAAGCCGAATGCGAGCGGGCTTCGGACCAACATTGTGCTCATTACCGACCGGCGCACTTATCTCATCGAGGCGATAGCGCAGTCCGGGTCTGCTTACTCAGCCCAGATCGCGTGGTCTTATCCTCGATCCGAAGCGACGGCGCCGGCTGCGCTCCTCGACAGTATCAATCTCAATTACAGGATCCGCACCACGCGCGGCGCACGCCCCGCATGGCTGCCTGCGCGGGTGTTCGACGACGGGCGCCGCACTTGGATCGAGTTTGCCCCCGATGTCGAGGCGGGAGATCTGCCGCCACTCTTTGCGGTGACAGGCGAGGGCGCCGAACTCGTCAACTACCGAACACTGCAGGGGCCGTCTGGCCCGCGCTACATGATCGACCGCATCTTCGACATCGCGGAACTCCGCTTGGGCACGCGCTCGGCGACGATCGTACGCATCGAGCGCAATCCGGTCGATCGCGTCCGCACGCGTTCACGGCACGGAGCGCGGCCATGA
- a CDS encoding conjugative transfer protein TrbF, producing the protein MNFSFRSPARSYAAAPADTPYKRAQQEWDARMGSAVLSARSWRSIAFGALGLLGVSVVSLVVVALQQRTFVHVVEVSPEGQVMNVRAADGRWTATEAQKAYHLGQFVRLVRSLPTDGVVLRENWLQAYRLLTPQAAAQLTEIARQDDPFLSLGRVGRTVHIRSIIARSNNAWEVTWVERATNATGTTDPEVYSGVFTLTTRAPRNADEIANNPLGLLISDFSWSRER; encoded by the coding sequence ATGAACTTTTCCTTCCGCTCACCGGCGCGCTCGTACGCGGCCGCGCCCGCAGACACGCCTTACAAGCGCGCACAACAAGAGTGGGACGCGCGCATGGGCTCCGCGGTGCTGTCGGCACGGTCGTGGCGCTCCATCGCGTTCGGCGCGTTGGGCCTACTCGGCGTCAGTGTCGTCTCACTCGTCGTCGTTGCGTTACAGCAACGCACTTTTGTACATGTTGTCGAAGTTAGCCCCGAAGGTCAGGTGATGAATGTCCGCGCCGCCGACGGACGCTGGACCGCCACGGAGGCGCAAAAGGCCTACCATCTTGGTCAGTTCGTAAGGCTGGTGCGCTCCCTGCCGACCGATGGCGTGGTTCTCCGCGAAAACTGGCTGCAGGCTTACCGCCTTCTGACACCGCAAGCGGCTGCGCAGCTCACCGAGATCGCGCGTCAGGATGATCCCTTCCTCTCGCTCGGCCGGGTCGGCCGCACCGTGCACATTCGTTCTATCATCGCCCGCTCCAACAACGCCTGGGAGGTGACGTGGGTTGAACGCGCCACCAACGCCACGGGGACGACCGATCCGGAAGTTTATTCCGGCGTCTTCACCCTGACGACGCGCGCGCCGCGCAACGCCGACGAGATCGCCAACAACCCGCTGGGCCTCTTGATTTCTGATTTCTCCTGGAGCCGTGAACGATGA
- a CDS encoding conjugative transfer protein TrbL — protein sequence MDPASLNSFLDQFLALADSGFGLIQGDVTYVLNALIVISITLAGAQWALAGEAPMAPFFRKVLFVGLFAFLVNNWASLSTIIVRSGAQLGLNAGGNGMSMADLHNPGRVGQIGVELFGRTAAMAEGMNIFTDAFAMATVWVSAVLVMLGFFVLAMQLFVSLIAFKLGSLAAFVALPWGVFNGTSWVAERPLGWVAGCAIRLFVLAFIASIAITFVNTLPATFTLNAGGVLNIFLFGLTVLALAWFAPMLASEVVQGQPHLSGSDAIRTGVGATFATAGGVYMAHAVYKAVKGGMMSTSNRLSGGGGRGGGGSRGRGGGSGGAPRAPINYGAMQPKPRSSGAGP from the coding sequence ATGGATCCGGCTTCCCTCAATTCGTTTCTTGACCAGTTCCTGGCGCTGGCGGATTCGGGCTTTGGCCTGATCCAAGGCGACGTCACCTATGTCCTGAACGCCCTGATCGTCATTTCGATCACGCTCGCCGGCGCGCAATGGGCGCTAGCCGGTGAAGCGCCGATGGCGCCGTTCTTCCGCAAGGTCTTGTTCGTTGGCCTCTTCGCTTTCCTCGTCAACAATTGGGCGAGCCTATCGACCATCATCGTCCGCTCCGGCGCGCAGCTTGGCCTCAACGCCGGCGGCAACGGTATGAGCATGGCCGATCTGCACAACCCAGGACGCGTCGGCCAGATTGGCGTTGAACTTTTCGGCCGCACCGCTGCGATGGCCGAAGGCATGAACATCTTCACGGACGCCTTCGCCATGGCGACGGTCTGGGTCTCGGCCGTGCTGGTGATGCTCGGCTTCTTCGTGTTGGCGATGCAACTCTTCGTGTCGCTGATCGCTTTCAAACTTGGCAGCCTCGCCGCGTTCGTCGCGCTTCCGTGGGGCGTGTTCAACGGCACATCATGGGTCGCGGAGCGCCCGCTCGGCTGGGTCGCGGGGTGCGCGATCAGGCTCTTCGTTCTCGCCTTCATCGCCTCGATCGCCATCACGTTCGTCAACACGCTGCCAGCAACGTTCACGCTCAACGCCGGTGGCGTGCTCAATATCTTCCTGTTTGGCCTCACGGTGCTCGCGCTCGCGTGGTTCGCCCCGATGCTTGCTAGCGAAGTGGTGCAAGGCCAGCCGCATCTGTCCGGCTCTGACGCTATCCGCACCGGTGTAGGCGCGACCTTCGCCACCGCCGGCGGCGTCTACATGGCGCACGCCGTCTACAAGGCCGTCAAGGGCGGCATGATGAGCACATCGAACCGACTAAGCGGCGGCGGCGGCCGCGGCGGTGGCGGAAGCCGCGGTCGAGGCGGCGGAAGCGGCGGCGCACCGCGCGCCCCCATCAATTACGGGGCCATGCAGCCCAAGCCCAGATCTTCTGGAGCCGGTCCATGA
- a CDS encoding conjugative transfer protein TrbJ, which produces MQKALRSLVMLGLAAIVAVTPMAPARAQMTVIDPTNLAQNLLQATRALQQINNQIRQIEQATQMLRQNPLQLSPELTQSISEARELFNTAQGIAFEVSQVGENLRTLYPETWEDFDLEGVLQQSERWEQESRDSLQRAMEAEARAARSIEGSRNRIDRALQSSASAEGQTGATQASNQLLGVTASQLAEIHALLIAQGRALQTERMERLAREERSREIQRRAFPTETTRSTEPARTAF; this is translated from the coding sequence ATGCAAAAGGCACTCAGATCTCTCGTGATGCTCGGCTTGGCCGCGATCGTCGCGGTGACGCCGATGGCGCCGGCACGCGCGCAGATGACCGTCATTGATCCGACCAACCTGGCGCAGAACCTGCTGCAAGCCACACGCGCGCTCCAGCAGATCAACAACCAGATCCGCCAGATCGAGCAGGCGACGCAAATGCTGCGGCAAAACCCGTTGCAGCTTTCACCCGAGCTTACCCAATCGATCTCCGAAGCGCGCGAACTCTTCAACACGGCGCAAGGCATTGCCTTCGAGGTCAGTCAGGTCGGCGAAAACCTGCGCACGCTCTATCCCGAGACCTGGGAGGACTTCGATCTTGAAGGCGTGCTGCAGCAATCCGAGCGCTGGGAGCAGGAGAGCCGCGACAGTCTGCAGCGCGCCATGGAAGCGGAAGCCCGCGCCGCGCGCTCGATTGAGGGCTCGCGCAATCGCATCGATCGCGCGCTTCAGTCGTCAGCAAGCGCTGAAGGTCAGACCGGCGCGACACAGGCCAGCAACCAATTGCTCGGCGTCACTGCAAGCCAGCTCGCTGAAATCCATGCTCTCTTGATCGCGCAAGGGCGTGCTCTTCAAACCGAGCGCATGGAACGTCTCGCGCGCGAAGAACGCTCCCGTGAAATCCAGCGCCGCGCCTTCCCGACCGAAACCACGCGTTCAACCGAACCGGCGCGCACGGCATTCTGA
- a CDS encoding conjugative transfer protein TrbE yields the protein MLDLRPYASTGAKLADFLPWAALIAPGVVLNKEGAFQRTLAFRGPDLDSAVAAELMGASGRLNNAFRRFGSGWCFHVEARRSPAPGYPDSEWPDAVSWLIDEERRAVFETAGARFESRYFLTLAWLPPAERQGKLENLVFEGGAETTSSIDYRRHLERFCQEADQFIALLETAMPEAGWLSDEETLTYLHDCVSDRPHRVAVPETPFHLDQLLTDAALIGGLAPTLGARHLKVISVRSFITETEPGLLDQLNRLPISYRWVTRFLPLDREEARRELEKVRKRWFSKRKGLLTLLREALFREEAALLDNDAANQTEDADVALQELGADAVSAGYATLTITVAEADEEQANEAVRQVQQVADALGFVTQVESVNAVEAWLGSLPGQAYADVRRPILLSPSLAHLLPTSAVWAGPERNAHLNAPPLMLTATDGATPFRLDLHVGDVGHTMIVGPTGAGKSVLLATLAAQWLRYADAQVFLFDKDRSSRATILGLGGDFFDLGEEDALGFQPLATIDDAAERSWALDWIASLIASANVAVTPELRAELWRALEVLAQRPLEDRTLTLFAALAQDATVRAALEPFTRAGPYGRLLDDDQSTLGYGRVQAFEMGDLMRRPHAASAVLSVLFHALERRFDGKPTLLVLDEAWLFLKDAAFASQIQDWLKTLRKKNVAVVFASQELADVEASPIASTIIEACLTRIFLPNDRAREPRSAAFYESLGLNARQIALIATATPKRDYYLASRAGCRLFELGLGPAALAFVAASRPEDHAWMDRVIAERGAQNFALAWLEARGLGDAADAVRRFKQKAGSPATSAEQSLLAAE from the coding sequence ATGCTTGATCTTCGCCCTTACGCTTCGACCGGCGCCAAGCTCGCCGACTTCTTACCGTGGGCGGCGCTGATTGCCCCCGGCGTGGTCCTGAACAAGGAGGGCGCGTTTCAGCGAACGCTCGCATTCCGCGGCCCTGATCTAGATTCCGCCGTCGCCGCCGAACTCATGGGCGCGAGCGGCCGATTGAACAACGCTTTCCGCCGCTTCGGTTCGGGCTGGTGCTTTCACGTCGAAGCGCGCCGATCGCCGGCGCCTGGCTATCCCGATAGCGAGTGGCCAGACGCAGTGTCGTGGCTGATCGACGAAGAACGTCGCGCTGTGTTCGAGACTGCGGGCGCGCGGTTCGAGAGCCGCTATTTCCTGACGCTCGCTTGGCTGCCGCCAGCCGAGCGGCAGGGCAAGCTCGAGAACCTGGTCTTCGAAGGCGGCGCTGAGACGACATCTTCGATCGACTATCGGCGTCATCTCGAACGCTTCTGCCAAGAAGCCGACCAATTCATCGCGTTGCTTGAAACCGCCATGCCGGAGGCGGGCTGGCTTTCGGACGAAGAGACGCTGACGTACCTCCATGATTGCGTCTCTGATCGCCCGCACCGCGTCGCCGTGCCTGAGACGCCGTTCCATCTCGACCAGTTGCTGACGGATGCCGCGCTCATCGGCGGACTCGCGCCCACACTTGGGGCCAGGCATCTGAAAGTCATTTCGGTTCGAAGCTTCATCACCGAAACTGAGCCGGGGCTGCTCGACCAGCTCAACCGCTTGCCGATCTCGTATCGCTGGGTCACGCGTTTCCTGCCCCTCGACCGCGAAGAGGCGCGGCGCGAATTGGAAAAGGTCCGCAAGCGCTGGTTCTCCAAGCGCAAGGGTTTGCTCACGCTATTGCGCGAGGCGCTCTTCCGCGAAGAGGCGGCCCTCCTCGACAATGACGCGGCGAACCAAACGGAAGACGCCGATGTCGCGCTGCAAGAACTGGGCGCAGATGCTGTCTCAGCAGGATATGCGACACTGACCATCACGGTCGCTGAGGCCGACGAAGAGCAGGCGAACGAAGCTGTCCGGCAGGTCCAGCAGGTCGCTGACGCATTGGGCTTCGTTACGCAAGTGGAAAGCGTCAACGCCGTCGAGGCCTGGCTAGGCAGCTTGCCAGGCCAAGCTTATGCCGACGTACGCCGGCCAATCCTCTTGTCGCCTAGCCTTGCGCATCTTCTTCCGACCAGCGCGGTGTGGGCGGGACCGGAGCGCAACGCCCATCTCAACGCACCGCCGCTCATGCTCACCGCGACCGATGGCGCTACGCCGTTCCGACTCGACCTTCATGTCGGCGATGTCGGCCATACGATGATTGTAGGACCAACGGGCGCCGGCAAATCGGTGCTGCTCGCGACACTCGCGGCGCAATGGCTCCGTTACGCTGATGCACAGGTATTTCTCTTCGACAAGGACCGGTCCTCGCGCGCGACCATCCTCGGTCTGGGCGGCGATTTCTTCGATCTTGGCGAGGAAGACGCGTTAGGCTTCCAGCCACTTGCGACGATCGATGACGCCGCCGAACGCAGTTGGGCGCTCGACTGGATCGCGAGCCTCATCGCCAGCGCCAATGTCGCAGTGACGCCCGAACTACGCGCCGAGCTCTGGCGCGCGCTGGAAGTGCTCGCTCAGCGTCCGCTTGAAGACCGGACGTTGACGCTCTTTGCGGCACTGGCACAGGACGCGACCGTTCGCGCTGCGCTAGAGCCGTTCACGCGCGCGGGACCATACGGGCGCTTGCTCGACGACGATCAGTCGACCTTGGGCTATGGCCGCGTCCAGGCGTTCGAGATGGGCGATCTCATGCGTCGTCCGCATGCGGCGAGCGCGGTTCTCTCCGTGCTCTTCCACGCGCTGGAGCGCCGGTTCGACGGCAAGCCCACTTTGCTCGTTCTGGACGAAGCGTGGCTCTTCCTTAAGGACGCGGCGTTCGCTTCCCAAATTCAGGATTGGCTGAAGACGCTTCGCAAGAAGAACGTCGCCGTTGTCTTCGCCAGCCAGGAACTCGCCGACGTTGAAGCGAGCCCGATCGCCTCGACCATCATTGAAGCGTGCCTCACCCGCATCTTTCTGCCCAACGACCGCGCCCGCGAGCCACGTTCGGCCGCGTTCTACGAATCCCTCGGGCTCAACGCTCGCCAGATCGCGCTCATCGCCACGGCGACGCCGAAGCGCGATTACTATCTGGCCTCACGCGCAGGCTGCCGCTTGTTCGAGCTGGGACTCGGCCCCGCCGCGCTTGCCTTCGTTGCTGCCTCGCGCCCCGAAGACCACGCGTGGATGGATCGCGTGATCGCGGAGCGGGGCGCGCAAAACTTCGCGCTCGCCTGGCTTGAAGCACGCGGCCTTGGCGACGCCGCCGATGCGGTGCGGCGCTTCAAGCAAAAGGCCGGATCGCCAGCAACGTCGGCCGAACAATCCTTGCTCGCCGCGGAATAG
- a CDS encoding conjugative transfer protein TrbD, whose translation MNDEEPDGYAMPLRTSLTRPILLGGVPRAFAILNATIGAAIGFGLQQPFIGFPLWAVLQGAAAWAAARDPWFLETWPRHLAKPTYLSA comes from the coding sequence GTGAACGACGAAGAGCCAGACGGATACGCCATGCCTTTGCGCACCAGCTTGACACGCCCCATTCTGCTGGGCGGCGTGCCGCGCGCCTTCGCAATCCTCAACGCCACCATCGGCGCCGCGATCGGCTTTGGCCTGCAGCAGCCGTTCATCGGCTTTCCACTCTGGGCCGTGCTGCAAGGCGCCGCGGCATGGGCCGCCGCGCGCGATCCCTGGTTTCTCGAAACTTGGCCACGGCACTTGGCCAAGCCAACCTATTTGTCGGCGTAG
- a CDS encoding conjugative transfer protein TrbC: MPWEGPLEQIVDSITGPVARAAAVIAIVIAGVTIIFSEGGGGVRKLAFVGLGIAVMFAAVSFFLDFFGFAGGALI, encoded by the coding sequence ATGCCGTGGGAAGGGCCGCTCGAACAGATTGTCGATTCGATTACGGGACCGGTGGCGCGCGCCGCCGCTGTCATCGCGATCGTCATTGCCGGTGTCACCATCATCTTTTCCGAAGGTGGGGGCGGCGTGCGCAAACTCGCCTTCGTGGGCCTCGGCATCGCCGTCATGTTTGCGGCGGTTTCGTTCTTTTTGGATTTCTTCGGCTTCGCCGGCGGGGCGCTGATCTGA
- a CDS encoding conjugative transfer protein TrbB, producing MSGDGYALVSARRRSALVRALGPAVAHALSEADVVEALVNADGRLWLDRLGRGLELTAHTLSIAERETAIRLLAHEAGETVGAERPALSTILPDSAARVQALLPPLVEAPVIAIRKRPSRIFELDDYVTAGIATRAQADVLRAAVAHRRNIVVAGGTGSGKTTLLNALLAETPFLTARVIILEDTCELHCASPNSVQMLTKRTEPQMSMRDLVKMTLRLRPDRIVVGEVRDGAALEVLKAWNTGHPGGLLTLHANSAADALPRLEDLAMEASAAPPTRLINAAVDMVVFITRTETGRSITEIVQHRL from the coding sequence ATGAGCGGCGATGGATATGCGCTCGTTTCGGCTCGCCGCCGCTCAGCCTTGGTGCGGGCGCTGGGGCCGGCCGTCGCGCATGCGTTGAGCGAAGCCGACGTTGTCGAGGCGCTCGTGAACGCTGACGGTCGCCTGTGGCTCGATCGATTAGGACGGGGTCTTGAACTGACTGCGCACACACTTTCGATCGCGGAGCGCGAAACCGCCATTCGTTTGCTGGCGCACGAAGCGGGTGAAACCGTCGGCGCCGAACGCCCGGCGCTCTCGACTATTCTCCCGGATAGTGCAGCCAGGGTGCAGGCGCTGCTACCGCCGCTCGTCGAGGCGCCGGTGATCGCTATCCGTAAACGACCGTCGCGTATTTTTGAACTCGACGACTATGTGACCGCCGGCATCGCAACAAGGGCTCAAGCCGATGTCTTGCGCGCAGCCGTGGCGCACCGGCGAAATATTGTTGTCGCGGGCGGCACAGGCTCCGGAAAGACGACCCTGCTAAATGCCTTACTCGCCGAAACACCCTTCCTCACAGCACGCGTGATCATTTTAGAAGACACCTGCGAACTTCATTGCGCCAGCCCCAACAGCGTGCAGATGCTGACCAAGCGAACCGAGCCGCAAATGTCGATGCGCGATCTGGTGAAGATGACGCTTCGGTTGCGCCCCGATCGGATCGTCGTAGGAGAAGTTCGCGACGGCGCAGCTCTTGAGGTTCTCAAAGCGTGGAACACCGGGCATCCCGGCGGGCTGCTTACTTTGCACGCCAACTCAGCCGCAGATGCGTTGCCGCGGCTCGAGGATTTGGCGATGGAGGCCAGTGCTGCGCCGCCCACACGCCTCATCAACGCGGCCGTGGATATGGTTGTGTTCATCACCCGCACCGAGACCGGCCGTAGCATCACCGAGATTGTGCAGCACCGGCTCTGA
- a CDS encoding type IV secretion system protein VirD4, translating into MRRQMRADMRSAIIIAISLLIALIGAGAATQYLAQVFAYQPALGGPWMRTEAGALYAPWAVFEWTERWSDRFPKPFAVARLVVLAGFAASILVAALGLRQRFQLKPFGKDAWANFADIESAGLFAEQGVILGRFQDEILAYDGSGHQILIGASRSGKGRGHIVPTLLSWSGSAIVLDVKGELDHGDPRHGFPGASGYRALLGPVLRFAPTQSSSNCFNPLLEIRKGENEVRDVQNVVDIIVDPHGQTRGGERFWNDSAKNILTGVILHVLYTEPLERKTLAVVREKLADLDRAADEMRSTLHRLNPRTSMPEVHPEVLHASTSYLTGEERLRSGIKATAESFFGIFADPVVVEKTSRSDFRIGDLMCAERPVTLYLQPPPSDGPRLMPLMRLFIGQVARTLMEEQTRDGHGREKRHRLLLMLDEFPQLGRLDFFEKMMGAMAGYGLKAFLVCQSLNHVIKSYGRDNVILDNCHCVTSFAAADPETAKHIAEMGGEVWEMRPQESEHRPRSILGPKKGAITYREERRPLLLPGDVRGLPLDQQLIFVSGCKPIRSKKLRFDQERIFAERLRPAAPIGAALVHDNEWRDVRALGRLVKEKKPVTPAKRPEPSTPPRAQSDLFEADEAKVAPTAPPPALPEAGPKISDLALASFRNPDGSRITEPPRSKGI; encoded by the coding sequence TTGCGACGCCAAATGCGAGCGGACATGCGCAGCGCAATCATCATTGCCATTTCACTTTTGATCGCGCTGATCGGAGCAGGGGCCGCCACGCAATATCTGGCGCAAGTTTTCGCGTATCAGCCGGCGCTGGGCGGACCGTGGATGAGAACGGAAGCCGGCGCGCTCTATGCGCCTTGGGCGGTGTTCGAATGGACTGAGCGCTGGTCAGATCGCTTTCCCAAACCATTCGCGGTCGCACGCCTTGTCGTGCTGGCCGGCTTCGCGGCGAGCATTCTTGTTGCGGCTCTCGGGTTACGACAACGGTTTCAGCTCAAACCGTTCGGCAAGGACGCTTGGGCAAACTTCGCCGACATAGAGTCGGCCGGTCTCTTTGCCGAGCAGGGCGTTATCCTCGGCAGGTTTCAAGATGAAATCCTGGCTTATGACGGGTCGGGCCATCAGATTCTGATCGGCGCTTCGCGTTCTGGCAAAGGCCGCGGTCACATCGTGCCGACGCTTCTGTCATGGAGCGGATCGGCAATCGTGCTCGACGTGAAAGGAGAACTCGACCACGGCGACCCCCGGCACGGCTTTCCGGGCGCGTCTGGGTATCGCGCGCTGTTGGGGCCAGTCTTGCGCTTTGCGCCGACCCAGAGCTCATCCAATTGCTTCAATCCGCTCCTTGAAATTCGCAAAGGCGAAAACGAAGTTCGCGATGTTCAGAACGTGGTCGACATCATCGTCGATCCACACGGGCAAACACGCGGCGGCGAGCGGTTCTGGAATGACAGCGCCAAGAACATTCTAACCGGCGTCATCCTGCACGTGCTCTACACTGAACCGCTGGAGCGCAAAACGCTTGCGGTCGTGCGCGAAAAGCTCGCCGACCTCGACCGCGCCGCCGACGAGATGCGCTCGACGCTTCATCGCCTTAATCCGCGCACCAGCATGCCAGAGGTGCACCCTGAGGTTCTGCACGCCTCCACCTCCTATTTAACCGGCGAGGAGCGTCTTCGCTCTGGCATCAAGGCAACTGCGGAATCCTTCTTCGGCATCTTCGCCGATCCGGTCGTGGTCGAGAAAACGAGCCGCTCCGACTTCCGCATCGGCGATCTCATGTGCGCAGAGCGGCCCGTCACGCTTTACCTCCAGCCGCCACCATCAGATGGCCCACGCCTCATGCCGCTGATGCGTCTCTTCATCGGTCAGGTCGCGCGCACATTGATGGAAGAGCAGACCCGGGACGGCCATGGCCGTGAGAAGCGTCATCGCCTGTTGCTGATGCTCGACGAGTTTCCTCAACTCGGCCGTCTCGACTTCTTCGAGAAGATGATGGGCGCGATGGCCGGTTATGGCCTCAAAGCATTCCTTGTGTGTCAGTCGCTCAATCACGTCATCAAGTCCTACGGTCGCGACAACGTCATCCTCGACAATTGTCATTGCGTGACGTCATTCGCTGCAGCCGATCCAGAGACCGCAAAACACATTGCCGAAATGGGCGGCGAAGTGTGGGAGATGCGCCCGCAGGAAAGTGAACATCGGCCCCGCTCAATCCTAGGTCCGAAGAAAGGCGCCATTACCTATCGCGAAGAGCGCCGGCCGTTGCTGCTGCCTGGAGACGTGCGCGGTCTTCCTCTGGACCAACAGCTCATTTTCGTTTCTGGTTGCAAGCCCATCCGCTCGAAGAAACTCCGATTCGATCAGGAGCGAATCTTCGCCGAGCGCTTGCGGCCCGCCGCGCCCATTGGCGCCGCGCTCGTACATGACAATGAGTGGCGCGACGTGCGCGCTCTCGGCCGCCTGGTGAAGGAGAAAAAGCCGGTGACGCCAGCGAAGCGGCCGGAGCCGTCAACGCCGCCCCGCGCGCAATCCGACTTGTTCGAAGCGGATGAAGCGAAGGTTGCGCCGACCGCGCCGCCACCGGCGCTCCCCGAAGCGGGGCCAAAGATCTCCGACCTCGCGCTCGCCAGCTTTCGCAATCCCGATGGCTCGCGAATAACCGAGCCGCCGCGCTCGAAAGGGATTTGA